The following proteins are co-located in the Apium graveolens cultivar Ventura chromosome 5, ASM990537v1, whole genome shotgun sequence genome:
- the LOC141660806 gene encoding uncharacterized protein LOC141660806, which produces MSTSASYSAATADSTTMPSTLDCNHSYYIHPSDSPGMQITTVILTENNYNQWRRSMELALSSKLKLGFVDGTYVKPAANSTLLIHWTRYNNMITSWILNSVTVEIRNSIVYIQCARV; this is translated from the coding sequence ATGTCAACTAGTGCTTCATATTCAGCTGCAACTGCAGATTCAACAACTATGCCATCCACACTAGATTGTAATCATTCGTATTACATACATCCATCTGATAGTCCTGGAATGCAAATCACAACTGTAATTTTGACGGAGAACAATTATAATCAGTGGCGTAGATCAATGGAGTTAGCGTTGTCATCTAAGTTGAAACTTGGATTTGTCGATGGTACATATGTAAAACCTGCTGCTAATTCTACGTTATTGATTCACTGGACTAGATACAATAATATGATAACGTCTTGGATATTAAATTCAGTAACCGTAGAAATCAGGAACAGTATTGTCTACATTCAGTGTGCTAGAGTCTAG
- the LOC141660805 gene encoding F-box protein At3g07870-like: MDTITYKKRNLGSDDDHERKGMENLPVEISQNIFARLPVSSLVQSSNVSRTWSHLSYEVSLLNLHLSRIGKKNPSLIFHSLNPARNQLQFVELASPLCENELIGKIKIPFHTTMPEKIHILNSCNGLLCISNEFCKDPYYIYNPFTKKYTKLSESRQFEKQIVEVGFGLDLIANEYKLVKMVYYDNSHTRGFPYYRHSEVQICNVINNTWRSIGRIPRHFKRPSMEHFSSPQDIFCLNGRLYWLMGSGEQNGVTDTDCIPRIVSFDLSSEQFYEVPKPACGGLNRPNYLLLVRGGCLSAAVYINEGKVEIWVMKEYNVQESWIKEFVIEAHPRNMNAPSSNVHSFCVHGIWANRVLHGKSVRVLCFLKNRDILIQYRDGKLASYNLENEETTDLRFQGLPSKFNTVVHIGSLSWIHQQ, from the coding sequence ATGGATACAATTACTTATAAGAAAAGAAACCTTGGATCAGATGATGATCATGAGAGGAAAGGGATGGAAAATCTACCTGTTGAAATCTCCCAAAACATATTTGCAAGGCTACCAGTGTCTTCTTTGGTCCAGTCCAGCAATGTGTCACGAACCTGGAGCCATTTGTCATATGAGGTGAGTCTTTTAAATTTACACCTTTCTCGAATAGGAAAAAAGAATCCCAGCCTCATATTTCACAGCTTAAATCCTGCGAGAAACCAACTTCAATTTGTGGAATTAGCTAGTCCACTTTGTGAAAATGAGCTGATTGGGAAAATAAAAATTCCTTTTCATACTACAATGCCTGAAAAGATTCATATACTAAATTCGTGTAATGGTTTGTTATGCATCTCAAATGAATTCTGCAAAGATCCTTATTACATATACAATCCTTTTACTAAAAAATACACGAAGCTTTCAGAATCAAGGCAGTTTGAAAAACAGATAGTAGAGGTTGGCTTCGGTTTAGATCTAATAGCCAACGAGTATAAGTTAGTTAAGATGGTTTACTATGATAATTCACATACACGTGGCTTTCCTTATTATCGGCACTCTGAAGTTCAGATATGTAATGTTATTAACAATACATGGAGAAGTATTGGAAGAATACCTCGTCACTTTAAACGACCATCAATGGAACATTTTTCATCACCACAAGATATCTTTTGCCTAAATGGAAGATTGTACTGGTTGATGGGATCAGGGGAACAGAATGGAGTTACCGATACTGATTGTATCCCTAGAATCGTTTCTTTTGATCTATCTAGTGAACAATTTTACGAGGTTCCAAAACCTGCTTGTGGTGGCCTTAACAGGCCTAATTATCTTTTGCTGGTTCGTGGAGGTTGTCTTTCAGCAGCAGTTTATATTAATGAAGGGAAGGTGGAGATTTGGGTGATGAAAGAGTATAATGTGCAAGAGTCTTGGATCAAAGAATTTGTTATTGAAGCTCACCCACGGAATATGAATGCACCATCATCGAATGTACATTCCTTTTGTGTGCATGGGATCTGGGCGAATAGAGTTTTGCATGGCAAATCAGTTCGGGTTTTGTGTTTCCTAAAGAACAGGGATATTTTAATACAGTACAGAGATGGGAAACTGGCCTCATACAATCTAGAAAATGAAGAAACTACAGACCTACGATTTCAAGGACTGCCGTCAAAGTTTAATACAGTTGTACACATTGGTAGCCTCAGTTGGATCCACCAACAATAG